A window of Streptomyces sp. DG1A-41 contains these coding sequences:
- a CDS encoding NAD(P)-dependent oxidoreductase gives MNDTVMPTGQKILITGATGLVARSVAETLAVHNEVWCLGRFRDPSLERRLRERGIRTWRWDMARDTLDGLPDDFTHVLHAAVERGDGNFEEAVAVNSVATGRLMTHCRTAEAFLFVSTSAVYAPQAPDHRHIESDPLAAASAWMPAYPVGKLATEGAVRALAVTLGLPTTIARLNVAYGPHGHGGLPVIFYRQMLAAEPIAVPHEHQHYCSPIHTDDIARHVPRLWAAATAPATVVNWGGDEIVGVRDLMSYVSRLTGVPVAFAPGDVTRAVVAFDATRRRNIAGDCAWSWRDGVRQVLDAHFPGSVKAGPQREVFAP, from the coding sequence ATGAACGACACCGTCATGCCGACAGGGCAGAAGATCCTGATCACCGGGGCGACCGGCCTGGTGGCCCGCTCCGTGGCCGAGACACTCGCGGTCCACAACGAGGTGTGGTGTCTCGGCCGGTTCCGCGACCCGTCCCTGGAGCGCCGGCTTCGGGAACGGGGCATACGGACCTGGCGCTGGGACATGGCCAGGGACACACTGGACGGTCTTCCCGACGACTTCACGCACGTGCTGCACGCTGCGGTCGAGCGCGGCGACGGGAACTTCGAGGAGGCGGTGGCGGTGAACTCCGTCGCCACCGGCCGTCTGATGACCCACTGCCGTACCGCCGAAGCATTCCTGTTCGTCTCCACCAGCGCGGTCTACGCCCCCCAGGCGCCGGACCACCGGCACATCGAGTCCGACCCTCTGGCCGCCGCGTCGGCATGGATGCCGGCCTACCCGGTGGGCAAGCTGGCCACCGAGGGTGCCGTGCGCGCGCTCGCCGTGACGCTGGGCCTGCCCACCACCATCGCACGGCTCAACGTGGCCTACGGGCCGCACGGGCATGGCGGGCTCCCGGTCATCTTCTACCGGCAGATGCTCGCCGCGGAGCCGATCGCCGTGCCCCACGAGCACCAGCACTACTGCTCCCCGATCCACACGGACGACATCGCGCGGCACGTGCCCCGGCTCTGGGCCGCGGCGACGGCTCCCGCGACCGTGGTGAACTGGGGCGGGGACGAGATCGTCGGGGTGCGGGACCTGATGTCCTACGTCTCCCGCCTCACCGGGGTGCCGGTCGCGTTCGCACCAGGCGACGTCACCCGCGCCGTCGTCGCGTTCGACGCCACCCGCCGCCGGAACATCGCAGGCGACTGTGCGTGGTCCTGGCGCGACGGCGTCCGGCAGGTGCTGGACGCGCACTTTCCCGGCAGCGTCAAAGCCGGCCCGCAAAGAGAGGTCTTCGCACCGTGA
- a CDS encoding non-ribosomal peptide synthetase, protein MTSRRTSEEGTGLGSLLVRAAAEFPGHGVRYCSGERPAEYTLQTYPELLAEALRLLDALRADGVGPDRVVALLLERSEDFVPAFWACLLGGITVCPLVPLRNDPQRWAAQLTHINTLLGGPLVVTDRRIREELPAVDGLAVTTVADLAPDADSAVAVPATGAPDDVALLVLTSGSTGTAKAVRLTHGNLLASMAAKARAQSLAADDVTLNWISYDHVAALLEAHLLPLSVGAAQVQVPSEAVLADPMRFIELIDAHRVTMTFTPNFLLGLISKALDRLPSPPSLDLSCLRHIVSGGEANPVATGTGFLDRLAPLGLRRDALWPAFGMTETCAGSIYNREFPDGDQGSEFAAVGRPVDGLRIRITAGDDAPLTDGEVGEVQLTGPMITDGYWNDKEATQAAFTADGWFRTGDLGRLDTGRLTLVGRSKDSIIVNGVNYYSHDLESVLDGLDGIAKSYVAAFPTRPQSSDTEQLAVAFAVAPDLAGDEAALHRLLIAIRNSAVLHWGFRPAVLLPLPQDAFPKTSLGKIQRSLMRRRLESGDYAGRLEAVRELVTRQLGGYTAPVGDTEQTLTELYGELVEEPPSTISATAGFFDLGGTSLDILRLKRLISERFPGVELPVLAILTSPSVRALAALIDAGRGERPVPYDPVVALQTSGDKTPLFCVHPGVGEVLVFVNLAKYFAHERPFYALRARGFNPGEKPFDTFEEMARTYADAIRSRQPHGPYAIAGYSFGAAVAFEVAKLLEADGDRVDFLGSFNLPPHIKYRMDELDFVETAVNLAMFLDLISKQQATTLPAELRPLSRQEQLSRLIDLAPPDRLAELDLDLERFTAWAELADGLTDLGRTYRPTGSVAGMSVFYAVPLRGSKQDWLNNELKRWEDFTREEPRYIDVPGEHYTLMGPRHVAVFQSLLRTELARALSD, encoded by the coding sequence ATGACGAGCCGGAGGACATCCGAGGAGGGCACCGGCCTGGGCAGCCTGCTGGTGAGGGCAGCGGCGGAGTTCCCGGGACACGGAGTGCGCTACTGCTCAGGAGAGCGCCCTGCCGAGTACACACTCCAGACGTATCCGGAACTCCTCGCGGAGGCCCTTCGCCTGCTGGACGCTCTGCGGGCGGACGGGGTCGGCCCGGACCGTGTCGTGGCGCTGCTGCTCGAACGGTCCGAGGACTTCGTCCCGGCCTTCTGGGCCTGTCTGCTCGGGGGGATCACCGTCTGCCCACTGGTGCCCCTGCGCAACGATCCACAGCGCTGGGCCGCCCAGTTGACGCACATCAATACCCTCCTCGGCGGGCCGCTCGTGGTCACCGACCGGCGCATCCGCGAGGAACTTCCCGCTGTCGACGGGTTGGCGGTGACCACGGTCGCGGATCTGGCTCCCGACGCGGACAGCGCGGTCGCCGTACCGGCCACCGGTGCCCCCGACGATGTCGCGCTGCTGGTCCTCACCTCCGGTTCCACCGGCACCGCCAAGGCGGTCCGGCTCACCCACGGCAACCTGCTCGCCTCCATGGCCGCCAAGGCCCGGGCGCAGTCGCTCGCCGCGGACGACGTGACGCTCAACTGGATCTCGTACGATCACGTCGCCGCGCTGCTGGAGGCACATCTGCTGCCGCTGTCGGTGGGAGCCGCCCAGGTTCAGGTGCCGTCGGAGGCGGTGCTGGCCGATCCGATGCGCTTCATCGAGCTGATCGACGCCCACCGGGTGACGATGACGTTCACCCCGAACTTCCTGCTGGGCCTGATCAGCAAGGCGCTCGACCGGCTGCCCTCGCCGCCGTCCCTGGACCTGTCCTGCCTGCGGCACATCGTCTCCGGCGGCGAGGCGAACCCGGTGGCCACGGGCACCGGGTTCCTCGACCGGCTGGCTCCGCTGGGGCTGCGCCGCGATGCCCTGTGGCCCGCGTTCGGCATGACCGAGACCTGCGCCGGCAGCATCTACAACCGGGAGTTCCCCGACGGCGACCAGGGAAGCGAGTTCGCGGCGGTCGGGCGGCCGGTCGACGGCCTTCGGATCAGGATCACCGCGGGCGACGACGCGCCCCTGACCGACGGAGAGGTCGGCGAGGTGCAGCTCACCGGCCCGATGATCACTGACGGATACTGGAACGACAAGGAAGCGACCCAGGCGGCGTTCACGGCCGACGGCTGGTTCCGCACCGGTGACCTCGGCCGGCTCGACACGGGGCGGCTGACCCTGGTGGGACGCAGCAAGGACAGCATCATCGTCAACGGCGTCAACTACTACAGCCACGACCTCGAGTCGGTGCTCGACGGCCTGGACGGCATTGCGAAGTCCTATGTCGCCGCGTTCCCGACGCGCCCTCAGAGCAGCGACACCGAGCAGCTCGCGGTCGCTTTCGCCGTCGCGCCCGATCTCGCCGGCGACGAGGCGGCACTCCACCGGCTGCTCATCGCCATCAGGAACAGTGCCGTACTGCACTGGGGATTCCGCCCGGCGGTGCTGCTCCCGCTGCCCCAGGACGCCTTCCCGAAGACGAGCCTGGGCAAGATCCAGCGCTCGCTCATGAGACGGCGGCTGGAGTCCGGTGACTACGCGGGCCGCCTGGAGGCGGTCCGGGAACTGGTGACCCGGCAACTGGGCGGCTACACCGCCCCGGTGGGCGATACCGAGCAGACGCTGACCGAGCTGTACGGCGAGCTGGTCGAGGAGCCACCGTCCACGATCAGCGCCACGGCCGGTTTCTTCGACCTCGGCGGGACCTCGCTGGACATCCTGCGCCTCAAGCGCCTGATCTCCGAGCGCTTTCCCGGCGTGGAGCTCCCGGTGCTCGCGATCCTCACCTCACCCAGCGTCCGCGCCCTGGCCGCACTCATCGACGCGGGCCGCGGCGAGCGGCCCGTGCCGTACGATCCGGTCGTCGCGCTCCAGACCAGCGGCGACAAGACACCGCTCTTCTGTGTCCACCCGGGCGTCGGCGAAGTGCTCGTCTTCGTCAATCTGGCCAAGTACTTCGCCCACGAGCGGCCCTTCTACGCCCTTCGGGCGCGCGGGTTCAACCCGGGAGAGAAGCCCTTCGACACCTTCGAAGAGATGGCCCGCACATACGCGGACGCCATCCGGTCCAGGCAACCGCACGGCCCCTACGCCATCGCCGGGTATTCCTTCGGCGCGGCGGTGGCATTCGAAGTGGCCAAGCTGCTGGAAGCGGACGGTGATCGGGTGGACTTCCTGGGCAGTTTCAACCTGCCTCCGCACATCAAGTACCGCATGGACGAACTCGACTTCGTCGAGACCGCGGTCAATCTGGCGATGTTCCTGGACCTGATCTCCAAACAGCAGGCGACGACGTTGCCCGCTGAGTTGCGACCGCTGAGCAGGCAGGAGCAGCTGAGCCGGCTGATCGACCTCGCGCCGCCGGACCGGCTCGCCGAACTCGACCTGGACCTGGAGCGGTTCACCGCGTGGGCGGAGCTCGCCGACGGTCTCACCGACCTCGGCCGTACCTACCGGCCCACCGGCAGTGTCGCCGGAATGAGCGTCTTCTACGCCGTTCCACTGCGCGGCAGCAAGCAGGACTGGCTGAACAACGAGCTGAAGCGCTGGGAGGACTTCACCCGTGAGGAGCCCCGGTACATCGATGTGCCCGGCGAGCACTACACCCTCATGGGACCGAGGCACGTGGCCGTCTTCCAGTCCCTCCTGCGCACCGAGCTGGCCCGGGCGCTGTCGGACTGA
- a CDS encoding methyltransferase dimerization domain-containing protein, with the protein MTTETPSEPHVLGLLERALGISCAASLRAAVKLGLADALDTAPATAEDLAAAVGADPDALRRLLRSLTCHGVFTEDSEGGFAHTDVSRLLRTDTPDSLDQLVLWMTEPWTWELWAGSMRRSAPARTSSSICTARSSSSTCTPPGRNPQKCSTGP; encoded by the coding sequence GTGACCACCGAAACACCGTCCGAACCACACGTGCTGGGCCTGCTGGAGCGCGCGCTGGGCATCAGCTGCGCCGCCTCGCTGCGCGCGGCCGTCAAGCTCGGCCTCGCCGACGCACTCGACACCGCCCCGGCGACCGCGGAAGACCTGGCCGCCGCGGTCGGCGCCGACCCGGACGCGCTGCGGCGCCTGCTGCGCTCGCTCACCTGCCACGGGGTCTTCACCGAGGACTCCGAAGGCGGGTTCGCGCACACGGACGTCTCGCGGCTGCTGCGTACGGACACCCCGGACAGCCTCGACCAGCTCGTGCTGTGGATGACCGAGCCGTGGACCTGGGAGCTGTGGGCCGGCTCGATGCGTCGGTCCGCACCGGCAAGGACGTCTTCGTCGATCTGCACGGCCAGGAGTTCTTCGAGCACGTGCACACCGCCTGGCCGGAATCCGCAGAAGTGTTCGACCGGGCCATGA
- a CDS encoding methyltransferase, giving the protein MHGQEFFEHVHTAWPESAEVFDRAMTQASRQSAGAVAGTLPLDGARTVADIGGGQGFLLASLLEHHPGLRGVLFDRPDVVAGADARLREGGALADRAQLLPGDCREEVPAGVDAYVFKNVLGMNDEDAAVVLGNVVRTARAGARVIIVENLVDDGPGRAFSTAMDLRMLLTVGGRKHTLQGLLALVTRSGLTVRQVRPVNSYQHMIEAMVPAYASRTP; this is encoded by the coding sequence CTGCACGGCCAGGAGTTCTTCGAGCACGTGCACACCGCCTGGCCGGAATCCGCAGAAGTGTTCGACCGGGCCATGACCCAGGCGAGCAGACAGTCCGCCGGGGCCGTCGCGGGCACCCTTCCGCTGGACGGGGCGCGGACGGTCGCGGACATCGGTGGTGGACAGGGCTTCCTGCTGGCCTCGTTGCTCGAACACCACCCCGGTCTGCGGGGCGTCCTCTTCGACCGGCCGGACGTAGTGGCAGGCGCCGATGCCCGGCTGCGCGAAGGCGGGGCGCTCGCCGACCGGGCACAGCTCCTGCCCGGCGACTGCCGCGAGGAGGTACCGGCCGGCGTCGACGCGTACGTGTTCAAGAACGTTCTGGGCATGAACGACGAGGACGCCGCCGTCGTACTAGGCAACGTCGTGCGGACGGCCCGCGCCGGGGCCCGGGTGATCATCGTGGAGAACCTCGTCGACGACGGCCCGGGCCGGGCCTTCAGCACCGCGATGGACCTGAGGATGCTGCTCACCGTCGGCGGGCGCAAGCACACGCTCCAGGGACTGCTCGCGCTCGTGACGCGGTCGGGGCTCACCGTCCGGCAGGTGCGACCGGTCAACTCGTACCAGCACATGATCGAAGCCATGGTGCCCGCGTATGCGTCGCGGACACCGTAA
- a CDS encoding FAD-dependent monooxygenase translates to MTEAADVLVVGAGPTGLLLAGDLAAAGVRVTLLERREHADANLTRAFAVHARSLEVLDARGLGDELVGLGRTAPVVGVFGRLELHLHRLRTRYPFVLITPQYHTERLLERRALAAGVRIVRGADLVAVRQRADGVEAETAGAGTFRGAYLVGCDGVRSAVRRLTGIGFPGRSVLRSVMLADVRLADLPTEAVTTNANQYGFASLVPFGDGWYRAIGWVAGDDRPDDDPVEAAELAGLLHRVLGSDYGMHAPRWISRFHSDERQAVRYREGRVLLAGDAAHVHSPAGGMGMNTGLQDAANLGWKLAAVVQGRGGESLLDSYERERHPVGRQTLRISGAITRGVLSAPRSRTVRRLRDLALPLVSRLSSLTAWGESRLSGIGIAYPAPPGSHRLTGRRMPDVRLADGQRLYEVLRGGSFVLVTRGRPVPENAWLQIAAPAGGLRRTLLVRPDGHIAWAADEPDPAGLRAELERWPVRTRRAGSAGRRDERRGVGSGAAWGFSGGGNSSAPVHRSGGVRGRDGEVRPRGGRR, encoded by the coding sequence ATGACCGAGGCTGCGGACGTGCTGGTGGTCGGGGCGGGACCCACCGGCCTGCTGCTGGCCGGAGACCTGGCCGCCGCCGGGGTGCGGGTCACCCTGTTGGAGCGGCGTGAGCACGCCGACGCCAACCTGACCCGCGCCTTCGCGGTGCATGCCCGCAGCCTGGAGGTGCTGGACGCCCGCGGACTCGGCGACGAACTGGTCGGCCTCGGCAGGACGGCGCCCGTCGTGGGAGTCTTCGGCAGACTCGAACTGCATCTGCACCGACTGCGCACCCGCTATCCGTTCGTGCTGATCACCCCGCAGTACCACACCGAGCGGCTGCTGGAACGGCGGGCGCTCGCCGCCGGTGTGCGGATCGTGCGGGGCGCCGATCTGGTCGCCGTGCGTCAGCGGGCCGACGGCGTCGAGGCCGAGACGGCCGGGGCGGGTACCTTCCGCGGCGCGTACCTGGTCGGGTGCGACGGGGTACGCAGTGCGGTCCGGCGCCTGACCGGGATCGGCTTCCCCGGGCGATCGGTCCTGCGCTCGGTGATGCTGGCCGACGTCCGGCTGGCGGACCTGCCCACCGAGGCGGTGACCACCAACGCCAACCAGTACGGCTTCGCCTCGCTGGTGCCGTTCGGCGACGGCTGGTACCGGGCGATCGGCTGGGTGGCCGGAGACGACCGCCCCGACGACGATCCGGTGGAGGCGGCGGAACTGGCCGGGCTGCTGCACCGGGTGCTCGGCTCCGACTACGGCATGCACGCTCCGCGCTGGATATCGCGCTTCCACAGCGACGAGCGGCAGGCGGTGCGCTACCGAGAGGGCCGGGTGCTGCTGGCCGGCGACGCCGCGCACGTGCACTCGCCCGCCGGCGGCATGGGCATGAACACGGGGCTGCAGGATGCCGCCAACCTGGGCTGGAAGCTGGCCGCTGTGGTGCAGGGCCGGGGCGGGGAGTCGCTGCTCGACTCCTATGAGCGGGAGCGCCATCCGGTCGGCAGGCAGACACTGCGGATCTCCGGTGCGATCACCCGGGGCGTGCTGAGCGCCCCGCGAAGCCGGACCGTGCGACGGCTGCGGGACCTGGCCCTGCCGTTGGTCTCCCGGCTGAGTTCGCTCACGGCATGGGGTGAGAGTCGGCTGTCCGGCATCGGCATCGCCTACCCGGCGCCGCCCGGCAGCCACCGGCTCACCGGTCGGCGGATGCCCGATGTGCGGCTCGCGGACGGGCAGCGACTGTACGAGGTGCTGCGCGGCGGGAGCTTCGTGCTGGTCACCCGGGGTCGACCGGTGCCGGAGAACGCGTGGCTGCAGATCGCGGCACCCGCCGGGGGTCTCCGCCGCACACTGCTGGTCCGCCCGGACGGTCACATCGCCTGGGCCGCTGACGAGCCGGATCCCGCCGGACTCCGCGCGGAGCTGGAGCGGTGGCCGGTGCGGACACGCCGGGCCGGGTCCGCCGGCCGACGGGACGAGAGGCGCGGGGTCGGGTCCGGCGCGGCATGGGGCTTCTCCGGCGGTGGGAACAGTAGCGCGCCGGTGCACAGGTCAGGAGGGGTGCGGGGCCGGGACGGCGAGGTGCGGCCCAGGGGAGGCAGAAGGTGA